CCACTGCCCACCACAGACTGTTCCCGACGCGCCAGGGTCTGCAGCAAGAGCTCTTTTATGCGGGACAGCTCATCAAAGCGGACTTGCTCCATGGTGGCCTGCATCAGTTCGCTGAGCGCAGCCTGATTCGCCGCCAGCGCCTTGCCGGACAGAATGAAGTGGCCGGATTGGTTGTGCAGGTTGTCCAGATCCGTGCGGTGGCTGGTAAAGCCGTGCAGGGAGCCGGCAACCGCGGCTTGCCACTGTTGTACCTGCAGGTAACTCTTGTCACCGACGCCCAACTCACTGAGTACCTGGGTGTAGTAGGGCAGCAGCAGGCGCTCCTCGTCGGTAAATTCCGGCAGGGTGGCGATCAATTGTTGGTACACCAGACCGTTGGTGCCGGCACTGTAGCGGGTTACTTTCTGTTGGTGTTTTGCGCCTTCGGCAACCGGGCTGACCAGGACTTCCTCGCCTTCAACCTTGGGCAGCTCCGGTGGGATGTCTTCCACGCCGACCTTGGGCAGGATGGATTCATCGTCCTTGCGCTGCTGACGCTCGGCCAGTGCCTTGGCGGTCTGTATAATCTGCTGCTTCTCGCCATCGGTCAGTCGGGATTTGATCTCTGCCAGGCGGGCCTTTTCCGCCTCGTCTGCGCGGTTTGCCATTTCGCTGTCCGGCGCGAGCACCAGCCGGACACGGTGTTGGTTTTCCAGCAGCAGTTTGCGCGCGGCATCGGCGATAAACTTCGGATCCTTGATCTGCTCACGCAGCTTTTCCAGGGTGCTGTCGATATTCAGCAGACCGATGGCATCGCCGCGGTGGGTGGCGCCGGTGAGGGCGGTGAGGATCAATTGCAGGCCGTAGGGGAAACCGTCACCGCCAATTTCCCGCTGCTGCAGTTCCAGCTGGTGCAGGGCGGCGGCTACCTGCTCGTAGGGAACCCCCTTTTCTGCCACTTCTTCGAGGACCTTGAGCACTTCCTGCTCCAGAGTATCGGCGCGGTCCGCTTCACTGCCCTCGATACCACAGACGAACACCAGCTCGCGCTGGGAGTCGTCGAGGCCAATCAGGGGAGAAGGGGACTGGCCCAGCTCCGTGGTTTCCAGCAGGCGCATCAGTGGAGACGCGCTGTTGTCCAGGAGTACACCGGCAAGCAGGTGGGCGGTCAGTGCCTGCTCCAGATCGGTCACGTCGCCCAGTAACCAGCCCAGCACAATATGGGTTTTTTCACTCTGGGACTCGTCTCCGGGTAGAGGATAATATTCTTCGACTTTTACCGGCGCCAGATAGTTTTTCTCACGGCCCACGGCAATGGTCTTTTGCAGCGGATCGAATTTATGCAGTGCCTTTTCTTCGAACACTGCTTGATGTTCCGCGGCCTCTATGTCCCCGAATGTCATGAAGATTGCATTACTGGGGTGGTAGTGGCTGCGGTAAAATTCCACCAACTGCTCGTAGGTGAGGTCGGGAATGTCGGCAGGTTCACCGCCGGAATTGAAGTGGTAGGTGGTGGTCGGGAACAGGTATTTGCTCAGGGTCTGCCACAGTTGCGAAGTGACTGAACTCATGGCGCCTTTCATTTCATTGAATACGACGCCCTTGAACACCAGATCGCTATCGGCATTTTCCGGCTCTTTGAACTCGAGGCGGTGGCCTTCCTGTGCGAAGTCCAGCGGGTCCAGGCGGGCGAAGAACACCGCGTCCAGATAGACATCCAACAGGTTGTCAAAATCCTTGCGGTTCTGGCTCGCGAAGGGGTAGGCAGTCCAGTCAGAACTGGTGAGCGCGTTCATAAAGGTGTTCAGGGAACGCCGTAT
The Microbulbifer celer DNA segment above includes these coding regions:
- a CDS encoding insulinase family protein — translated: MSNVHPAFEPITSAEIESLGVRVEEYRHRRTGAQHLHIAADNPENVFMVALRTVPHDSSGVAHILEHTALCGSDKYPVRDPFFMMIRRSLNTFMNALTSSDWTAYPFASQNRKDFDNLLDVYLDAVFFARLDPLDFAQEGHRLEFKEPENADSDLVFKGVVFNEMKGAMSSVTSQLWQTLSKYLFPTTTYHFNSGGEPADIPDLTYEQLVEFYRSHYHPSNAIFMTFGDIEAAEHQAVFEEKALHKFDPLQKTIAVGREKNYLAPVKVEEYYPLPGDESQSEKTHIVLGWLLGDVTDLEQALTAHLLAGVLLDNSASPLMRLLETTELGQSPSPLIGLDDSQRELVFVCGIEGSEADRADTLEQEVLKVLEEVAEKGVPYEQVAAALHQLELQQREIGGDGFPYGLQLILTALTGATHRGDAIGLLNIDSTLEKLREQIKDPKFIADAARKLLLENQHRVRLVLAPDSEMANRADEAEKARLAEIKSRLTDGEKQQIIQTAKALAERQQRKDDESILPKVGVEDIPPELPKVEGEEVLVSPVAEGAKHQQKVTRYSAGTNGLVYQQLIATLPEFTDEERLLLPYYTQVLSELGVGDKSYLQVQQWQAAVAGSLHGFTSHRTDLDNLHNQSGHFILSGKALAANQAALSELMQATMEQVRFDELSRIKELLLQTLARREQSVVGSGHALAMAAASAGFNRAAFEGHEQGGLLGLRQLKSLMRTLDNEAGLESMAEKFRTIHHKISGSQRQFLVIGEEERLESFTQALQPLVNEATVAREPASAPFTPRKVEEVWLANSQVNFCAKAYPTVPMSHEDAPALAVLGGFLRNGYLHRTIREQGGAYGGGASHDVNIGAFRFFSYRDPRMAETLQDFDDSIGWLLNESHEDSQVEEAILGVIGSMDKPGSPAGEAKKAFHSNLYGRTHAVRQAFRKKVSEVTLDDLQRVGKTYLQPENASTAVVTGSQGREAGIELGLKVEALSQESSAEAVEAGRAEPSAEKAQP